In one Terriglobales bacterium genomic region, the following are encoded:
- a CDS encoding prolyl oligopeptidase family serine peptidase, whose translation MRQLLLVFLFLAPMMIAQDQTKQGPPPTRREDVKDVIHGVTVEDPYRWLEDQNSPETRKWIDAQNKYTMSLIGDLPSRPYLKKRLGELLKVDATKTPVEANGRVFFLRRAANQDQYVLYMQASAKAKPKVLVDPHPMSADHSTSVVLEDVIKDGSLVSYGIRLGGADEVEVRFLDVNTGKELKDVLPAARYFNIAMTPDRSGLYYDIFTDAGPRVRWHKFGTDVKDDVQIFGEGLGRELGTSTVVNDDGRYAFTTVFYGSSADKTEVYYLDRKSGAKEMTPLIKAQPGQDMNARFIIAPAGDRVFVHTNWRSPNGRVLLIDMKHPLRPHWQFVIPEDANATIESIAVTGGKLAVAYLRNVVSEMKFFTPDGRPAGEVSFPTMGTVNSFSGRWDGTTAFFQFSSFHVPATIYRFNSATNTKTVFAQSKAPVNSSALELKQVWYTSKDGTKVPMFLLYKKGLKLDGAAPVFLTGYGGFNVSETPEFRATAVVWAENGGVYALPNLRGGGEFGEAWHKAGMMENKQNVFDDFIAAAEWLVANKYTNPQRLAASGGSNGGLLMGAMMTQRPDLFRALVCSYPLLDMIRYQDFLIAKFWVPEYGSSVDAKQFESILKYSPYHNVKKGTEYPAVMFVTGDSDTRVAPLHARKMAALMQWAQGGKNPILLHYDTKAGHSEGRSVTKYIEDYTDQISFLWWQLGVDVKEQPAKAKK comes from the coding sequence ATGCGCCAACTGCTGCTCGTTTTTCTATTTCTTGCACCCATGATGATTGCACAGGACCAGACGAAACAAGGCCCGCCACCGACACGCCGTGAAGACGTGAAAGATGTGATCCACGGAGTGACGGTAGAAGATCCGTATCGTTGGCTGGAAGACCAGAACTCTCCGGAGACGCGCAAATGGATCGATGCGCAAAACAAGTACACGATGTCGCTGATCGGGGATTTGCCATCGCGTCCTTACCTGAAGAAGCGACTGGGTGAGTTGCTGAAGGTGGATGCGACGAAGACGCCGGTGGAGGCGAACGGTCGCGTGTTCTTCCTGCGGCGTGCGGCGAACCAGGATCAGTATGTGCTTTACATGCAGGCGTCGGCGAAGGCGAAGCCGAAGGTGCTGGTGGATCCGCATCCGATGTCGGCGGACCACAGCACGAGCGTGGTCCTGGAGGATGTGATCAAGGACGGATCGCTGGTGTCGTATGGGATCCGGTTGGGCGGCGCGGACGAGGTGGAGGTCCGTTTCCTGGATGTGAATACCGGGAAGGAGTTGAAAGATGTGCTTCCGGCAGCGCGGTACTTCAACATCGCCATGACGCCGGATCGATCGGGGCTCTATTACGACATCTTCACGGACGCGGGGCCGCGGGTGCGCTGGCACAAGTTCGGCACGGACGTGAAAGATGACGTGCAGATCTTTGGCGAGGGACTGGGCCGGGAACTGGGCACCAGCACGGTAGTCAACGACGACGGTCGGTATGCGTTTACGACGGTGTTTTACGGGTCGTCGGCGGACAAGACAGAGGTGTATTACCTGGACCGCAAGTCGGGCGCGAAAGAGATGACGCCGCTGATCAAGGCGCAGCCAGGGCAGGACATGAACGCGCGGTTTATCATCGCGCCGGCCGGGGATCGGGTCTTCGTACATACGAATTGGCGGTCGCCGAATGGGCGTGTGTTGTTGATCGACATGAAGCATCCGCTGCGTCCGCACTGGCAGTTCGTGATTCCGGAAGATGCGAATGCGACGATTGAGTCGATTGCGGTGACGGGTGGGAAGCTGGCGGTTGCGTATCTGAGGAATGTTGTGTCGGAGATGAAGTTCTTCACGCCGGATGGGCGTCCGGCGGGAGAGGTGAGCTTTCCGACGATGGGAACGGTGAACAGCTTCTCGGGCCGCTGGGATGGAACGACGGCGTTCTTCCAGTTCAGTTCGTTCCATGTGCCGGCGACGATTTACCGGTTCAACTCGGCGACAAACACGAAGACGGTGTTCGCGCAGTCGAAGGCACCGGTGAATTCGTCGGCGCTGGAACTGAAGCAGGTCTGGTATACGTCGAAGGACGGGACGAAGGTGCCGATGTTCCTGCTGTACAAAAAGGGACTGAAGCTGGATGGGGCGGCCCCGGTGTTCCTGACGGGGTACGGCGGCTTTAACGTAAGCGAGACGCCGGAGTTCCGCGCGACGGCAGTAGTCTGGGCGGAGAATGGCGGCGTATATGCGTTGCCGAACCTGCGTGGAGGTGGCGAGTTCGGTGAGGCGTGGCATAAGGCCGGCATGATGGAGAACAAGCAGAATGTGTTCGATGACTTCATCGCGGCGGCGGAGTGGCTGGTGGCGAACAAGTATACGAATCCGCAGAGACTGGCGGCGTCGGGTGGGTCGAATGGCGGATTGCTGATGGGCGCGATGATGACACAGAGGCCGGATCTGTTCCGGGCGCTGGTGTGCTCGTATCCGCTGCTGGATATGATCCGGTACCAGGATTTCCTGATCGCGAAGTTCTGGGTGCCGGAGTACGGGTCGTCGGTGGATGCGAAGCAGTTTGAGTCGATCCTGAAGTACTCGCCGTATCACAACGTGAAGAAGGGAACGGAGTATCCGGCGGTGATGTTTGTGACCGGGGATTCCGATACGCGGGTTGCGCCGCTACATGCGCGGAAGATGGCGGCGTTGATGCAGTGGGCGCAGGGTGGGAAGAACCCGATCCTGCTGCATTACGACACCAAGGCTGGACACTCGGAAGGGAGGTCGGTGACAAAGTACATCGAGGACTACACCGACCAGATCAGCTTCCTGTGGTGGCAGCTTGGCGTGGACGTGAAGGAGCAGCCGGCGAAGGCAAAGAAGTAA
- a CDS encoding peptidylprolyl isomerase: MRKSLASILLFFALALTLQAADTVVEEIVARVNNSIITRTDLARSKEQMTNEAHQKNVPQDEIDKRQSDILRDLIDQQLLVQKAADLGITGDNELIKRLDEIRKSMNLNSMEELEQEAEKSGVSYEDFKQNLRNSILTQSVIGREVGSHIQITPEEVQKFYEEHQKELERPEQVALSEILIAPVKPAPNAKEGDPLPDPTPEQLAAAEQKAQQALDEIKKGTKFEDVAKKYSDGPTASQGGALGEFGRGMLAKELEEKTFAMKPGEVTDPIRTRQGFVLLKVIDHTQPGIPPLKQVEPNIQEAIYLRKLQPALREYLTKLREDAYIDIKPGFVDTGASPNQKNPIMVAQDSKSGDEQGEKKKKKRFLLF; encoded by the coding sequence ATGCGAAAGTCTCTCGCTTCTATTCTGCTTTTCTTTGCTTTAGCGCTGACACTCCAGGCGGCGGACACCGTTGTGGAGGAGATTGTTGCGCGCGTTAACAACTCGATCATCACGCGGACGGATTTGGCGCGCTCGAAGGAGCAGATGACCAACGAAGCGCACCAGAAGAATGTCCCGCAGGATGAGATCGACAAGCGGCAGAGCGACATTCTGCGTGACCTGATCGACCAGCAATTGCTGGTGCAGAAGGCGGCCGACCTGGGGATTACGGGCGATAACGAGCTCATCAAGCGGCTGGACGAGATCCGCAAGTCGATGAACCTGAACAGCATGGAAGAGCTGGAGCAGGAAGCGGAGAAGAGCGGCGTATCGTACGAAGATTTCAAGCAGAACCTGCGAAACAGCATCCTCACGCAGTCGGTAATCGGACGCGAGGTGGGATCGCACATACAGATCACGCCGGAAGAAGTGCAGAAGTTCTACGAGGAACACCAGAAAGAGCTGGAGCGTCCGGAGCAGGTGGCGTTGAGCGAGATCCTGATCGCACCGGTGAAGCCGGCTCCGAATGCGAAGGAAGGCGATCCGTTGCCGGATCCGACACCGGAGCAATTGGCTGCCGCCGAACAGAAGGCGCAGCAGGCGCTGGATGAGATCAAGAAGGGTACGAAGTTCGAGGATGTGGCAAAGAAGTACTCCGACGGGCCGACGGCATCGCAGGGTGGCGCGCTGGGCGAGTTTGGACGCGGCATGCTGGCGAAGGAATTGGAAGAAAAGACGTTCGCGATGAAGCCGGGCGAGGTCACCGACCCGATCCGCACGCGGCAAGGGTTCGTGCTGCTCAAAGTGATCGACCACACGCAGCCCGGAATTCCTCCGTTGAAGCAGGTGGAGCCGAATATCCAAGAGGCAATTTACCTTCGGAAGCTACAGCCGGCTTTGCGCGAGTACCTGACGAAGCTGCGGGAAGATGCCTACATCGACATCAAGCCGGGATTCGTGGATACGGGCGCGAGTCCGAACCAGAAGAACCCCATCATGGTGGCACAGGACAGCAAGAGCGGCGACGAACAAGGCGAGAAGAAGAAAAAGAAGAGATTTCTGCTGTTCTAA
- a CDS encoding thioredoxin domain-containing protein: protein MKNKALRIAVLLLMALIATMALRARGHAQNVPDSSAPLTKSSILRPPAGAKVALVEFADLQCPDCANAAPLLEEASKTYNIPLVVYDFPLPQHNWSFEAAVMAHYLRTKSTPKNPIERKFRLFIYENQSAITPQNLRSYIEKFGKANGVAIPFVVDPQGKFAAAVRKDKDKGISVNIQHTPTIYVVSTKQTGTPFVEVVDRRNLFAMIDDMIAQTKSAPSAKKSTTAKK from the coding sequence ATGAAGAACAAAGCTCTCAGGATTGCAGTCCTGCTGCTCATGGCGTTGATCGCAACTATGGCACTTCGCGCTCGTGGTCATGCTCAAAACGTTCCCGACTCCTCGGCCCCGCTGACGAAGAGTTCCATCCTTCGTCCGCCCGCTGGCGCCAAGGTTGCGCTCGTCGAGTTCGCTGATCTTCAGTGTCCCGACTGCGCCAACGCCGCGCCGCTGCTCGAGGAAGCCTCCAAGACCTACAACATCCCCTTGGTCGTTTACGACTTCCCGCTCCCTCAGCACAACTGGTCGTTTGAAGCTGCGGTGATGGCGCATTACCTGCGCACCAAGAGCACCCCGAAGAACCCGATCGAAAGAAAGTTCCGGCTCTTCATCTACGAGAACCAGTCCGCCATTACGCCGCAGAACCTTCGCTCCTATATTGAGAAGTTCGGCAAGGCGAACGGCGTCGCGATTCCTTTCGTCGTCGATCCCCAGGGCAAGTTCGCGGCAGCGGTTCGCAAAGACAAGGACAAGGGAATCTCCGTCAACATCCAGCACACGCCGACCATCTATGTCGTCAGCACCAAGCAGACCGGCACTCCCTTCGTGGAAGTCGTGGACCGCCGCAACCTGTTCGCGATGATCGACGACATGATCGCCCAGACAAAGTCCGCGCCCTCCGCCAAGAAATCAACCACCGCGAAGAAATAG
- a CDS encoding AsmA family protein — protein MRRKLLWALGIVVGVILLAVLLLPLLFDANRFRPDIEAGLSQSLARQVKIGDLKLSIFSGGVKADQISIADDPAFGNKPFIQAKSLAVGVQLVPLVFQKQLIIESVQLDEPLVRLLQSANGKWNFSTLGSKKETTPTSANRDFQARRIDITNGRIELGTAGKQQAYTDVQVSIRDLSYTTAFPFTVSAKAAGQGKLSLDGKAGPIDRTDMSRTPFNGKVNVSNLDLTATGMMGSDSGLAGILDYNGTISSDGRRVISEGTAKATKLRLVKAGSAAAQPVEIDYHSEYDLVREQGTIERTKIRTGKSVAQLAGSYASRGASTDVDLKFTGNSLGVEDIKGLLPAVGVILPTGSTLQGGTIAANFNLRGPLEQLVTTGTVNIANTKLTGFSLNKNLSSVATLAGLPATGDTTIQTFSSNLRISPDGTRSDNLNLVAPELGTITGNGTISANGALDFHLVAKLAGSGGVVGSLTQMAGIKGGLKTIPVAVKGTTAKPVFVPDVGSALAGSSGTGTQQQPANPVGGLLQGIFGKKKQQ, from the coding sequence ATGCGGCGCAAGCTCCTCTGGGCTCTCGGCATCGTCGTCGGAGTCATTCTCCTGGCTGTTCTTTTACTTCCGCTGTTGTTCGACGCCAACCGCTTCCGGCCTGACATCGAAGCGGGGCTGTCCCAATCTCTTGCTCGACAGGTTAAGATCGGCGACCTCAAACTCTCCATCTTCTCCGGCGGCGTCAAGGCCGACCAGATCTCCATCGCCGATGATCCTGCCTTTGGCAACAAGCCATTCATCCAGGCGAAATCGCTGGCCGTTGGCGTGCAACTCGTTCCACTGGTCTTTCAAAAGCAACTGATCATCGAGTCCGTTCAACTCGACGAGCCTCTGGTCCGGTTGCTTCAAAGCGCCAATGGCAAGTGGAACTTCTCCACCCTCGGCTCGAAGAAAGAAACCACGCCCACCAGTGCCAACCGTGACTTCCAGGCCCGGCGTATCGACATCACCAACGGACGCATCGAACTCGGCACCGCCGGCAAGCAGCAGGCATACACCGACGTTCAGGTCAGCATCCGCGACCTCTCTTACACCACCGCGTTTCCGTTCACTGTCAGTGCCAAGGCGGCCGGCCAGGGCAAGCTCAGTCTCGACGGCAAGGCCGGGCCAATCGACCGTACCGATATGTCGCGGACGCCGTTCAACGGTAAGGTCAACGTTAGCAATCTCGATCTCACCGCCACCGGCATGATGGGCAGCGATTCCGGACTTGCGGGCATTCTCGATTACAACGGCACCATTTCCTCTGACGGTCGTCGCGTCATCTCCGAAGGTACCGCCAAAGCCACCAAGCTGCGTCTGGTAAAAGCGGGTTCTGCCGCCGCCCAGCCGGTTGAGATTGACTACCACTCTGAATACGATCTCGTCCGCGAACAGGGCACCATCGAACGCACCAAGATCCGCACCGGCAAAAGCGTCGCCCAACTTGCCGGCTCTTACGCGTCTCGTGGCGCAAGCACCGATGTCGACCTCAAGTTCACCGGCAATAGCCTGGGTGTCGAAGACATAAAAGGTCTGCTCCCGGCCGTCGGCGTGATCCTGCCTACCGGGTCCACGCTCCAGGGCGGAACGATTGCGGCGAACTTCAACCTCCGCGGACCTCTCGAACAACTGGTCACCACCGGAACCGTCAACATCGCGAACACGAAGCTCACCGGCTTCAGTCTGAATAAGAACCTCTCTAGCGTCGCCACGCTCGCGGGACTTCCCGCAACCGGCGATACCACCATCCAAACCTTCTCTTCGAACCTTCGGATTTCGCCCGATGGCACGCGCTCAGACAACCTGAACCTCGTCGCTCCCGAACTCGGCACCATTACCGGCAATGGCACCATCTCTGCGAACGGCGCGCTCGACTTCCATCTCGTCGCGAAGCTTGCGGGCTCTGGAGGCGTGGTCGGGTCGTTGACTCAAATGGCTGGTATCAAAGGTGGATTGAAGACCATCCCCGTCGCGGTCAAAGGCACCACCGCCAAACCGGTGTTTGTGCCCGATGTCGGCTCAGCCTTGGCAGGCTCGTCCGGCACAGGCACGCAGCAGCAGCCTGCCAATCCCGTCGGCGGACTGCTCCAGGGAATATTCGGAAAGAAGAAGCAGCAGTAG
- a CDS encoding tetratricopeptide repeat protein, producing MTAVTPEFRKILLEFAPVRRVLISFLFVSVGICSGDTIRLKNGRTIVAENVREKDGRIEYEIGDDLYRIPKSVVERIETSTPNLPDPEFGPGTMSARPNPDATLPVPSDEALKVPGFKDALNNVIRNGRVDLDALNSLETTGNSDLVAAGYFVAGRFEFERGDRDTARRYLERALSNVPDNPVILSFYASLLVQMGRAREAINYAHRATIAAPDSADAFNILGYAYFSSDRTRDAIPAWERSLELRPDKRIQTYLAKARRELSAEANFSEHDTGRFTLRFEGSATKTTLRQQIVGALEKDYDELSSQLGITPYQNIPVILYTEQAFFDVTQAPSWTGALNDGKLRIPVQGVDFINPEMARVLKHELAHSFINQASAGRCPQWLNEGIAQLVENRTFRGAQLARIYKSESQVPLKSLERSFMGFTTSQATLAYEQSLAATVFIRDTYGIDDIRRLLEHLAQGGSMEDALRDVLNTDYSRFEQDLTQFLATRYGS from the coding sequence ATGACGGCGGTTACGCCGGAATTTCGCAAGATTCTGCTAGAATTCGCGCCTGTGCGTCGGGTACTCATCAGTTTCCTGTTCGTTTCGGTCGGGATCTGCTCCGGCGATACCATTCGCCTGAAGAATGGGCGAACCATCGTCGCGGAAAACGTCCGTGAAAAGGACGGCAGGATCGAATACGAAATTGGTGACGATCTATATCGTATCCCTAAATCGGTCGTGGAGAGAATCGAGACCTCCACCCCCAACCTCCCCGATCCAGAGTTCGGCCCCGGCACGATGTCTGCTCGTCCCAACCCGGATGCGACCCTCCCGGTTCCTTCCGACGAAGCGCTCAAAGTTCCCGGCTTCAAAGATGCCCTGAACAACGTCATCCGCAACGGCCGCGTCGATCTCGACGCGCTCAACTCGCTCGAAACAACCGGCAACTCCGACCTCGTCGCCGCCGGATACTTTGTCGCCGGGCGCTTCGAATTCGAACGGGGAGACCGCGACACTGCTCGCCGCTATCTTGAACGCGCCCTGAGCAATGTCCCCGATAATCCCGTCATCCTGTCGTTTTACGCGTCGCTTCTGGTTCAGATGGGCCGCGCCCGCGAAGCCATCAATTACGCTCATCGCGCCACCATCGCCGCACCGGACTCGGCCGACGCCTTCAACATCCTCGGCTACGCCTATTTCAGTTCCGATCGCACTCGCGATGCCATCCCCGCGTGGGAGCGCTCTCTCGAACTGCGGCCCGACAAGCGAATCCAGACCTATCTCGCCAAGGCTCGCCGGGAACTTTCTGCCGAAGCCAATTTCTCCGAGCACGATACCGGTCGTTTCACCCTGCGTTTCGAAGGATCGGCCACCAAGACCACCCTCCGCCAGCAGATCGTGGGCGCACTTGAAAAGGATTACGACGAGCTCTCCTCGCAACTCGGGATCACCCCGTACCAGAACATCCCTGTCATCCTTTACACCGAGCAGGCGTTTTTCGACGTGACCCAGGCTCCGTCCTGGACCGGCGCCCTCAATGACGGCAAGCTCCGCATCCCCGTGCAGGGCGTGGACTTCATCAATCCGGAAATGGCGCGCGTACTGAAACACGAATTGGCACACTCGTTTATCAACCAGGCTTCTGCCGGACGCTGTCCGCAATGGCTCAACGAAGGGATCGCACAACTCGTTGAAAATCGCACCTTCCGCGGAGCGCAGCTCGCCCGTATCTACAAATCGGAATCACAAGTCCCGCTGAAGTCCCTCGAGCGCTCGTTTATGGGCTTCACCACCAGCCAGGCGACACTCGCTTATGAGCAGTCACTGGCCGCCACCGTTTTCATCCGCGACACCTACGGTATCGACGACATTCGCCGCCTGCTCGAGCACCTCGCTCAAGGTGGCTCCATGGAAGATGCCCTTCGCGACGTATTGAATACCGATTACAGCCGCTTCGAACAGGACCTCACCCAGTTTCTTGCCACTCGCTACGGTTCTTAA
- a CDS encoding SpoIIE family protein phosphatase, whose translation MKESELAALYRAARVGGDFFEFFQINDHRLVFVLLDIAGRREQALTIAASVQENLRNITPKLFAASDLNEADAVTELVHQLNDLILSAADGVRCAPGFVGCYNETLGLLSYINAGFVPALVRDGDQITSLEAGGLPLGLFSHATHDAQMCVLGGGGALLLASRGLIEVRAGSEEYGIERLKQAFQQARTTSAHDLCADILRHVSEFVEQQKRRRFLGLIGPQATVEGDSLGENDITTVALVRFEQKSIAANAR comes from the coding sequence TTGAAGGAATCTGAGCTGGCTGCACTTTACCGTGCGGCACGTGTAGGTGGGGATTTCTTCGAGTTCTTCCAGATCAACGATCACCGCCTCGTGTTCGTCCTGCTGGATATCGCGGGCCGTCGCGAGCAGGCTCTTACGATAGCCGCCTCCGTTCAGGAAAACCTGCGGAATATCACGCCGAAGTTATTTGCCGCCTCCGACCTCAACGAAGCCGACGCCGTTACCGAGCTCGTTCACCAGCTCAACGACCTCATTCTCTCTGCGGCGGATGGCGTCCGCTGTGCTCCGGGGTTCGTCGGTTGCTATAACGAAACGCTCGGGCTTCTTTCCTACATCAATGCCGGATTCGTTCCCGCGCTTGTGCGTGATGGCGACCAGATCACTTCTCTCGAAGCCGGTGGTCTTCCGCTCGGTCTTTTCTCCCACGCCACTCACGACGCGCAGATGTGCGTGCTTGGCGGTGGCGGTGCGCTGCTCCTGGCTTCCCGCGGCCTCATTGAAGTTCGCGCGGGAAGTGAGGAGTATGGGATCGAGCGCCTGAAACAGGCATTCCAGCAGGCACGTACAACTTCCGCGCACGATCTCTGCGCGGACATCCTCCGTCACGTGAGCGAATTCGTGGAACAACAGAAACGTCGTCGGTTCCTGGGCCTGATCGGCCCTCAGGCTACTGTGGAAGGTGATTCGCTCGGTGAAAACGACATCACTACTGTCGCTCTCGTCCGTTTTGAGCAAAAATCAATAGCTGCGAATGCGAGGTGA
- a CDS encoding amidase, with the protein MTFKMNRRAFVASAAKVSGAAAVFPLLLAEVAEAKAEITKANIASAAALAGLEFDDQQQEMMLENLQNRLKAYEELHNLKLPNSVPPALDFNPVLPGMKFETARTPMVMSRPLQISAPRDIEDVAFWSVRDLGELIRRRKVSSLNLTEMYLERLKRYDPLLHFVITLTEDRATAQAKEADGDIARGKYRGPLHGIPWGAKDLLAVKGYPTTWGAGGFEKQSFEEDAEVVKRLDRAGAVLVAKTTLGALAMGDKWFGGMTRNPWKPDQGSSGSSAGSSSAVAAGCLGFAIGSETLGSISSPCTRCGATGLRPTFGRVPRTGAMALSWSMDKLGPIGRYVEDCAIVFSAIHGPDGKDRTVHDYAFNWNANVDIKKLRIGYLKEDFEYKADEKETAEQTERRLLLKKFDEAAVDVLRSKLKVDLIPLELPNMPWGAMRPILVAEAAAAFDELTRSGKDKLLTEQGKDDWPNTFRASRLIPAVEYINGNRARMIAMQKAAEMFSKADVVVAPTFSSQLLMTNLTGHPAVILPSGFRPSDGTPVSLTFLGDLFGEAKLLAVARAWEQATEFHKKHSTLEVGKKA; encoded by the coding sequence ATGACATTCAAAATGAACCGCCGCGCGTTTGTCGCGAGCGCCGCCAAGGTGAGCGGAGCCGCGGCTGTGTTTCCACTGCTGTTAGCTGAAGTCGCCGAAGCGAAAGCGGAGATCACGAAAGCGAACATCGCTTCCGCGGCCGCCCTTGCCGGACTGGAGTTCGACGACCAGCAGCAGGAGATGATGCTCGAAAACCTGCAAAACAGGTTGAAAGCATACGAGGAGTTGCACAACCTCAAACTGCCGAACAGTGTGCCTCCGGCGCTGGATTTCAATCCGGTGCTGCCGGGTATGAAGTTCGAGACTGCGCGAACGCCGATGGTGATGAGCCGTCCGCTGCAAATATCCGCGCCGAGAGATATTGAGGATGTGGCGTTCTGGTCAGTGCGAGACTTGGGCGAGTTGATCAGGCGGAGAAAGGTTTCGTCGCTGAACCTGACGGAGATGTACCTGGAACGCCTGAAGCGTTACGACCCGTTACTTCATTTCGTGATTACGCTGACAGAAGATCGCGCTACGGCGCAGGCGAAGGAAGCAGATGGGGATATCGCGCGTGGAAAATATCGCGGGCCACTGCACGGGATTCCGTGGGGTGCGAAGGACCTGCTGGCAGTGAAGGGGTATCCGACGACATGGGGCGCGGGCGGATTTGAGAAGCAGAGTTTCGAGGAAGACGCGGAGGTTGTGAAGCGATTGGATCGGGCCGGCGCTGTGTTGGTGGCGAAGACCACGCTGGGCGCGCTGGCCATGGGCGACAAATGGTTTGGGGGCATGACGCGAAATCCGTGGAAGCCGGACCAGGGATCGAGCGGATCGTCGGCGGGTTCGTCGTCGGCGGTGGCAGCGGGGTGTTTGGGATTTGCAATCGGATCAGAGACGCTGGGGTCAATCTCGTCTCCGTGTACGCGTTGCGGCGCAACGGGACTGCGTCCGACTTTTGGTCGGGTGCCGAGAACCGGCGCGATGGCGTTGTCGTGGAGCATGGATAAACTCGGTCCGATCGGAAGGTACGTGGAGGACTGCGCGATTGTGTTTTCGGCGATCCACGGACCGGATGGGAAGGACAGGACGGTCCACGACTATGCATTTAACTGGAATGCGAACGTCGACATAAAGAAGCTGCGGATCGGGTATCTGAAAGAAGACTTCGAATACAAAGCAGACGAAAAGGAAACGGCGGAACAAACAGAACGGCGGCTGCTGCTGAAGAAGTTCGATGAGGCCGCGGTGGACGTGCTGCGTTCGAAGTTGAAGGTGGATTTAATCCCGCTGGAATTGCCGAACATGCCATGGGGCGCGATGAGGCCGATCCTGGTAGCGGAAGCGGCGGCTGCCTTTGACGAACTCACGCGTAGCGGGAAAGACAAGCTATTAACCGAACAGGGAAAAGACGACTGGCCGAATACGTTTCGCGCGTCGCGATTGATTCCGGCGGTGGAGTACATCAACGGAAACCGCGCGCGTATGATCGCCATGCAGAAGGCGGCGGAGATGTTCAGCAAAGCCGACGTGGTGGTGGCGCCGACATTCAGTTCGCAGTTGCTGATGACGAACTTGACGGGGCATCCGGCGGTGATTCTGCCGAGCGGTTTTAGACCGAGTGATGGTACTCCGGTGAGCCTAACGTTTCTCGGGGACCTCTTCGGCGAGGCAAAGTTGTTAGCGGTCGCCCGCGCATGGGAGCAGGCGACCGAGTTCCACAAGAAGCATTCGACGCTCGAGGTCGGAAAGAAAGCTTAA